A section of the Deinococcus taeanensis genome encodes:
- a CDS encoding S1 RNA-binding domain-containing protein: MVQLDSGAVVEGRVTRVTDFGAFIQFENGETGLVHISQIAHSFVRNIHDHVREGENVEVKVLGRDERGRLDLSIKELLEEPEEVPRPRAIGRQSPQFEAKLRSFMRDAKERTTAGGGKKPAGKRKK, translated from the coding sequence TTGGTGCAGCTTGATTCCGGCGCGGTCGTGGAGGGCCGCGTGACGCGCGTGACCGACTTCGGCGCGTTCATTCAGTTCGAGAACGGCGAGACGGGCCTGGTGCACATCTCGCAGATCGCGCATTCCTTCGTCCGGAACATCCACGATCACGTCCGCGAGGGCGAGAACGTGGAAGTGAAGGTGCTGGGACGCGACGAGCGGGGCCGTCTCGACCTCTCGATCAAGGAGCTGCTCGAGGAGCCTGAAGAGGTTCCCCGTCCCCGGGCGATCGGGCGTCAGAGCCCGCAGTTCGAGGCCAAACTCCGCTCATTCATGCGGGATGCGAAGGAACGCACCACGGCCGGCGGAGGCAAGAAACCCGCCGGGAAACGCAAGAAGTAA
- a CDS encoding amidase family protein has product MTLPIPDPILDLDAVTLAAATRRGDLTCSEVTRTYLARLVGLNPHLRAVITVNPDAQADADRLDGVPESRRGVLHGVPMLIKDNIDVAGLPTTAGSALLAAHVPAQDAPLVARLRAAGAVILGKANMTEWANFMTLGMTNGYSSAGGQTVNPWGDTLDTGGSSSGSGVGVAARLCAAAIGTETSGSIVSPAHQNGMLGLKPTLGLVPRTGIVPISHSQDTAGPITRSARDAALILSVIAGPDEHDEASRRLPVPDLTVMPDAARGALIGVIRDEANVSSVSARALDRVTATLLDLNATLHDLTFPSRAELNARGWALDVLVYEFKGDLNAYLQGVTNGPRSLADVITANDTDPERFLRYGQTLLHAAQGTRGDFSEAAYRQARQKDLDLTRTRGFDPLFAQGLDVVVFPGIHGAALAAKAGYPSLALPVTVEGEPVPGGVLLVAPAGGDGRLLSLAAHLNRQLGGVRFPAG; this is encoded by the coding sequence GTGACCCTGCCCATTCCTGACCCGATCCTTGACCTGGACGCCGTGACCCTGGCCGCCGCCACCCGCCGCGGCGACCTGACGTGCAGTGAGGTCACCCGCACGTACCTCGCCCGCCTGGTCGGCCTGAACCCCCACCTGCGGGCCGTGATCACCGTGAACCCGGACGCGCAGGCCGACGCTGACCGCCTGGACGGCGTGCCGGAGAGCCGCCGCGGCGTCCTGCACGGCGTGCCCATGCTGATCAAGGACAACATTGACGTGGCCGGCCTGCCCACCACGGCCGGCAGCGCCCTGCTGGCCGCTCACGTGCCCGCGCAGGACGCGCCCCTCGTGGCGCGGCTGCGCGCCGCGGGCGCGGTGATTCTCGGCAAGGCCAACATGACCGAATGGGCGAACTTCATGACGCTGGGCATGACGAACGGCTACTCCAGCGCCGGCGGGCAGACCGTGAACCCCTGGGGGGACACGCTCGATACGGGCGGCAGTTCCAGCGGCAGCGGCGTGGGCGTCGCCGCGCGTCTGTGCGCCGCCGCGATCGGCACGGAAACCAGCGGCAGCATCGTGAGCCCCGCGCATCAGAACGGCATGCTGGGCCTGAAACCCACACTGGGGCTCGTGCCCCGCACCGGCATCGTGCCGATCAGCCACAGCCAGGACACCGCCGGGCCGATCACCCGCAGCGCCCGTGACGCCGCGCTGATCCTCAGCGTGATTGCCGGTCCGGACGAGCACGATGAAGCCAGCCGCCGCCTGCCGGTCCCGGACCTGACCGTGATGCCCGACGCGGCGCGCGGCGCCTTGATCGGCGTGATCCGCGACGAGGCGAACGTGAGCTCCGTCTCGGCCCGCGCCCTGGACCGCGTCACCGCCACCCTCCTGGACCTGAACGCCACCCTCCACGACCTGACCTTCCCGTCCCGCGCTGAACTCAACGCGCGCGGCTGGGCGCTGGACGTCCTGGTGTACGAGTTCAAGGGAGACCTGAACGCCTACCTTCAGGGGGTCACGAATGGCCCGCGGTCCCTGGCGGACGTCATCACCGCGAACGACACGGACCCCGAACGGTTCCTGCGCTACGGACAGACCCTCCTGCACGCGGCCCAGGGCACCCGCGGCGACTTCAGCGAGGCCGCGTACCGTCAGGCACGGCAGAAGGACCTGGACCTGACCCGCACGCGCGGCTTCGATCCGCTGTTCGCTCAGGGCCTGGACGTGGTCGTGTTCCCCGGTATTCACGGCGCCGCGCTGGCGGCCAAAGCCGGGTATCCCAGCCTGGCCCTGCCAGTCACTGTGGAGGGTGAGCCGGTTCCCGGCGGCGTGCTGCTGGTCGCCCCGGCGGGCGGGGACGGCCGGCTGCTGTCGCTGGCCGCGCACCTGAACCGCCAGCTGGGCGGCGTGCGCTTCCCCGCCGGTTGA
- a CDS encoding PIG-L deacetylase family protein, which yields MTRPTLLAIFAHPDDEAFSVGGTLTHYARQGVRVLLACATRGEAGKITVPGMTVDDLGAQREQELRDACRVLEIEPPIFLDYHDSGRYERTRHDDPAALMNVNPLEIEVKLRALIETEQPQVLITFDPHGGYGHVDHLQIHRAAVAAFFSTGHLPYGGPQRLYYTALTSEAAEGLSRMGRDLDPRVYGVSESTLALTLNVSAYAEHKKAALLAHGTQTGEQSLLGQLSPEERQAMERRMLGTESFSIGGTRTALRSYPLRGLFDGLSGFEHLH from the coding sequence ATGACCCGACCGACCCTGCTGGCCATTTTTGCTCACCCGGACGACGAAGCGTTCAGTGTGGGCGGCACCCTCACCCACTACGCCCGGCAGGGCGTGCGGGTCCTGCTGGCCTGCGCCACGCGCGGTGAAGCCGGTAAGATCACCGTGCCCGGCATGACGGTCGACGACCTCGGCGCGCAGCGGGAACAGGAGTTGCGCGACGCGTGCCGGGTCCTGGAGATCGAACCGCCCATCTTCCTGGATTACCACGACTCCGGGCGGTACGAACGGACCCGCCACGACGACCCGGCCGCCCTGATGAACGTGAATCCGCTGGAGATTGAGGTCAAGCTCCGCGCCCTGATCGAGACGGAGCAGCCGCAGGTGCTCATCACCTTCGATCCGCACGGCGGGTACGGTCACGTGGACCACCTGCAGATTCACCGCGCTGCGGTCGCCGCGTTTTTCAGCACCGGTCACTTGCCGTACGGCGGGCCGCAGCGGCTGTACTACACGGCCCTGACGTCCGAGGCTGCCGAGGGCCTCTCCCGGATGGGGCGGGACCTCGACCCCCGGGTGTACGGCGTTTCCGAGAGCACGCTGGCCCTGACCCTGAACGTCAGCGCGTACGCAGAACACAAGAAGGCGGCCCTCCTGGCGCACGGCACGCAGACGGGCGAGCAGAGCCTGCTGGGACAGTTGAGCCCGGAGGAACGGCAGGCAATGGAGCGGCGCATGCTGGGCACCGAGAGTTTCAGTATCGGGGGCACGCGCACGGCCCTGCGGTCGTACCCGCTGCGCGGACTGTTCGACGGGCTCAGCGGGTTTGAGCACCTGCACTGA
- a CDS encoding OmpH family outer membrane protein codes for MNKALLLLPLALLATVPHAQQTRSRVGIVNVQSVVKGMAGSKTYLDLNTKATADLKARAAAIQTLAAKAARGTAADKSALTKAQQAYAASRTEYTRQIEAAFKPLASKVNASVAKVAKANGYTIVLDENVAAQTSLVVYANKTAVDLTQAVLKDLK; via the coding sequence ATGAACAAAGCACTTCTTCTTCTTCCCCTGGCCCTGCTGGCCACGGTTCCGCACGCCCAGCAGACCCGCAGCCGCGTCGGCATCGTGAACGTGCAGAGCGTCGTGAAGGGCATGGCCGGCAGCAAAACGTACCTCGACCTGAACACCAAGGCCACAGCTGACCTGAAAGCCAGGGCGGCCGCCATTCAGACCCTGGCGGCCAAAGCGGCCCGCGGCACCGCCGCCGACAAGAGCGCGCTCACCAAGGCGCAGCAGGCCTACGCCGCCAGCCGCACCGAGTACACCAGGCAGATCGAAGCGGCGTTCAAACCCCTGGCCAGCAAAGTCAATGCGTCCGTGGCCAAGGTGGCTAAAGCCAACGGGTACACGATCGTGCTCGACGAGAACGTGGCGGCGCAGACCAGCCTGGTCGTGTATGCCAACAAGACGGCCGTGGACCTCACGCAGGCCGTCCTGAAAGACCTGAAGTAA
- a CDS encoding prephenate dehydratase, whose protein sequence is MSDAPAITAFQGNPGSYGEIAALNAVPGTTDSRGYPTFHEVARAVETGEAAYGVLPVENSLMGAIHQSIDLLSETDLHVIGEVVVRVSHCLMALPGVDISEIRRVASQQPALDQCTNLIRQHGWQPVAAHDTAGSAKNLAASGERDLAAIASARAAELYGLNILQREIEDEPFNFTRFMILARHEPASSDAPHKTSLVFAVRHTPGFLVETLNELRGLNLSRIESRPRRDRAWSYLMYVDIEGNARDPQVAQALAGVLRKASYAKIIGSYPVASGTVG, encoded by the coding sequence ATGAGTGACGCCCCTGCCATCACCGCCTTCCAGGGCAATCCCGGCTCGTACGGCGAGATTGCCGCCCTGAACGCCGTGCCCGGCACCACCGACTCGCGCGGCTACCCCACCTTTCATGAGGTGGCGCGCGCCGTGGAGACCGGCGAGGCGGCCTACGGGGTGCTGCCCGTGGAGAACAGCCTGATGGGCGCGATTCACCAGAGCATTGACCTGCTCAGCGAAACGGACCTGCATGTGATCGGGGAGGTGGTGGTGCGCGTCAGTCACTGCCTGATGGCGCTGCCCGGCGTGGACATCAGCGAGATCCGGCGCGTGGCAAGCCAGCAGCCGGCCCTGGATCAGTGCACGAACCTGATCCGGCAGCACGGCTGGCAGCCGGTCGCGGCGCACGACACGGCCGGCAGCGCGAAGAACCTCGCGGCCAGTGGGGAACGGGACCTCGCCGCGATCGCCAGCGCGCGCGCCGCTGAGCTGTACGGCCTGAACATCCTGCAGCGGGAAATTGAGGACGAGCCGTTCAACTTCACGCGGTTCATGATTCTTGCGCGGCATGAACCTGCGTCCAGTGACGCTCCGCACAAGACCAGCCTGGTGTTCGCGGTGCGGCACACGCCGGGCTTCCTGGTCGAAACCCTGAATGAGCTGCGCGGACTGAACCTCTCGCGCATTGAGAGCCGCCCGCGCCGCGACCGCGCGTGGAGTTACCTGATGTACGTGGACATCGAAGGCAACGCCCGCGACCCGCAGGTGGCGCAGGCCCTGGCCGGCGTGCTGCGCAAGGCGAGTTACGCGAAGATCATCGGGTCGTACCCGGTGGCGAGCGGCACGGTCGGCTGA
- a CDS encoding SDR family NAD(P)-dependent oxidoreductase: protein MNWRRALLSPPACRDLPRLKRAVQGRTVLVTGASSGIGAATACQLGRAGATVLLLARRDAALQEVAARIEAAGGRAVVMPADLSDPAQVQAVAARLLSEFPALHAVISSAGRSVRRRAQDGAARRDLERLLAVNFSGPAALLLALRPALESGRAVIVNVSSVSARHVGAPRWAAYQGSKAGFDLWLQAAAAEWSGVRAASVYLPLVRTPMVAPTQAYRYLPALSADEAAQAVTLPLVSPVVRVAPWWLGAVEVAGLIAPGALARALRHLEATEVRWAARR from the coding sequence GTGAACTGGCGCCGGGCCCTGCTGTCTCCACCCGCCTGCCGTGACCTTCCCCGGTTAAAGCGGGCGGTGCAGGGGCGCACGGTGCTGGTCACCGGCGCGTCCTCCGGCATTGGCGCTGCCACCGCCTGCCAGCTGGGCCGGGCGGGCGCGACCGTGCTGCTGCTCGCCCGGCGTGACGCCGCTCTCCAGGAGGTCGCCGCGCGAATTGAAGCGGCCGGTGGGCGCGCGGTGGTGATGCCGGCGGACCTCTCGGATCCGGCGCAGGTGCAGGCCGTAGCGGCCCGGCTGCTGAGCGAGTTCCCGGCGCTGCACGCGGTGATCAGCAGCGCGGGACGGTCCGTCCGCCGCCGGGCGCAGGACGGCGCAGCGCGCAGGGACCTGGAGCGCCTGCTCGCGGTGAACTTCAGCGGACCGGCCGCGCTGCTTCTCGCGCTGCGGCCCGCCCTGGAAAGCGGCCGGGCGGTCATCGTGAATGTCTCCAGCGTCTCAGCCCGGCACGTGGGCGCACCGCGCTGGGCGGCGTACCAGGGCAGCAAGGCGGGCTTCGACCTGTGGCTTCAGGCCGCCGCAGCCGAGTGGTCCGGCGTGCGCGCCGCGAGCGTGTACCTGCCGCTGGTTCGCACGCCCATGGTCGCGCCCACCCAGGCGTACCGGTACCTGCCGGCCCTGAGTGCCGACGAGGCGGCGCAGGCGGTCACACTGCCACTCGTGAGTCCGGTGGTGCGCGTCGCGCCGTGGTGGCTGGGCGCCGTGGAGGTGGCCGGCCTGATTGCCCCGGGCGCCCTGGCGCGGGCACTCCGGCACCTGGAAGCGACCGAGGTCCGGTGGGCGGCCCGGCGGTGA
- the sodA gene encoding superoxide dismutase, with amino-acid sequence MAYELPTLPYAYDALEPHIDARTMEIHHTKHHQTYVDNANKALEGTEFASMSVEELIGNLDRVPADKKNVLRNNAGGHANHSLFWQVMGPQGAGQPSGDLAAAITAAFGSFEAFKEKFEDAAKTRFGSGWAWLVVKGGQLAVVSTANQDNPLMGDAVAGVSGTPLLGVDVWEHAYYLNYQNKRPDYLKAFWNVVNWDEVARRYAAAQ; translated from the coding sequence ATGGCCTACGAACTGCCCACGCTGCCCTACGCCTACGACGCCCTCGAACCCCACATTGACGCGCGCACCATGGAGATCCACCACACCAAGCACCACCAGACCTACGTGGACAACGCCAACAAGGCGCTCGAAGGCACCGAGTTCGCCAGCATGAGCGTTGAAGAGCTGATCGGCAACCTCGACCGCGTGCCGGCCGACAAGAAGAACGTGCTGCGCAACAATGCCGGCGGTCACGCCAACCACAGCCTGTTCTGGCAGGTCATGGGCCCCCAGGGCGCCGGTCAGCCCAGCGGTGACCTCGCCGCCGCGATCACCGCCGCCTTTGGGTCCTTCGAAGCGTTCAAGGAGAAGTTCGAGGACGCCGCCAAGACCCGCTTCGGCAGCGGCTGGGCCTGGCTCGTCGTGAAGGGCGGACAGCTGGCCGTGGTCAGCACCGCCAACCAGGACAACCCCCTGATGGGCGACGCCGTGGCCGGCGTCAGTGGCACGCCCCTCCTGGGCGTGGACGTGTGGGAGCACGCGTACTACCTGAACTACCAGAACAAGCGTCCCGACTACCTCAAGGCGTTCTGGAACGTCGTGAATTGGGACGAGGTTGCACGCCGCTACGCCGCCGCGCAGTAA
- a CDS encoding septum site-determining protein MinC: MKLRGTLGGLNLLIEPGDTGPSVLEGLSARTDLLSSNVTVELQGDADPEAIEVALTAIRAAGGTPGRVRAPRVSVPTPPPAPEPPTPAPARTEIVPHTLRAGFRGEFPGSVIVLGDVNPGAELLAGGDVIVVGALRGLAHAGLGGRADAIVWARPIASTQIRIGDAVARAPEGSSLSNMRHRDDQPVPEIARLQDGVIHIDVQK; encoded by the coding sequence ATGAAGTTGCGTGGCACCCTGGGCGGCCTGAATCTCCTGATCGAACCCGGCGATACCGGCCCCAGCGTGCTGGAGGGCCTCAGCGCCCGCACGGACCTGCTGTCCAGCAACGTCACGGTCGAACTGCAGGGCGACGCGGACCCCGAAGCGATCGAAGTGGCCCTCACCGCCATCCGCGCGGCCGGCGGGACCCCCGGCCGGGTCCGCGCTCCCCGCGTGAGTGTCCCCACGCCGCCCCCCGCGCCGGAACCGCCCACGCCTGCACCGGCCCGCACGGAGATCGTGCCGCACACCCTGCGCGCCGGGTTCCGCGGTGAATTTCCAGGCAGCGTCATCGTTCTGGGTGACGTCAACCCAGGTGCGGAACTGCTCGCTGGCGGCGACGTGATCGTGGTGGGCGCCCTGCGCGGCCTGGCCCACGCCGGACTGGGCGGGCGCGCAGACGCCATCGTGTGGGCCCGCCCCATTGCCAGCACCCAGATCCGCATTGGAGACGCCGTGGCCCGCGCCCCGGAGGGCAGCAGCCTGAGCAACATGCGCCACCGCGACGACCAGCCGGTCCCGGAGATCGCCCGGCTGCAGGACGGCGTGATTCACATCGACGTGCAGAAGTAA
- a CDS encoding AMP-binding enzyme, translating to MESVIAALPGVRACVVLPVASLEYGQAPVAFVESDRPEQELRGALDARLPRRLRPAQWVVCPELPRTVAGKLARAALRDLLEAEPALSQ from the coding sequence ATGGAGAGCGTCATCGCGGCGCTGCCGGGCGTGCGGGCCTGCGTGGTTCTGCCGGTTGCGTCCCTGGAGTACGGGCAGGCACCGGTGGCGTTTGTGGAGTCGGACCGCCCGGAGCAGGAGTTGCGAGGGGCGCTGGACGCGCGGCTGCCCCGCCGGCTTCGCCCGGCGCAGTGGGTGGTCTGCCCGGAGCTGCCGCGAACGGTGGCCGGAAAGCTGGCGCGGGCGGCTCTGCGTGACTTGCTTGAGGCGGAACCGGCCCTGAGCCAATGA
- a CDS encoding pyridoxamine 5'-phosphate oxidase family protein — MTQSHEDSVRKIGQIIKGVKFAMLTVITDDGHLHAHPMTTQQFEFDGDLWFIGGRDTGQVAAMRARPQVNVSYSQPDKGLYVSVNGTAQLVEDRAKLDELWSDFYKAYFPEGKDDPNVQLIRIEAHGAEYWESDGKVRNLIQLARGLVTGQHAHQGENETVKL; from the coding sequence ATGACTCAGAGCCACGAGGACAGCGTTCGTAAGATCGGGCAGATCATCAAGGGTGTGAAATTCGCGATGCTGACCGTTATCACCGACGACGGGCACCTGCACGCCCACCCGATGACCACCCAGCAGTTCGAGTTTGACGGTGACCTGTGGTTCATCGGGGGCCGGGACACGGGGCAGGTGGCCGCCATGCGGGCCCGGCCACAGGTGAATGTCAGTTACAGTCAGCCGGACAAGGGCCTGTACGTCAGTGTGAACGGCACGGCGCAGCTCGTGGAGGACCGCGCAAAACTGGATGAACTGTGGAGTGACTTCTATAAGGCGTATTTCCCGGAAGGCAAGGATGACCCGAACGTGCAGCTGATCCGGATTGAGGCGCACGGGGCCGAGTACTGGGAGAGCGACGGCAAGGTCCGCAACCTGATTCAGCTGGCGCGCGGTCTGGTCACCGGGCAGCATGCCCACCAGGGAGAAAACGAGACTGTGAAACTCTGA
- a CDS encoding chloride channel protein, whose amino-acid sequence MRSPLPRAVLNRLETGRLVVLSVLLGALVGGLCIVLRLTLDVLITFGARLTDYAPPGTTGEGGLMMAFGALAHWSLISLPVIGAACAVLIPAAHGDPLTQLVRGYHARGQWTPVPAQLRTLGATLLGNAAGLMIGRDSAFTMTGQLGARLMQRVTRLDAVELRTLTLAGAAAGLGAVLHAPLAAAVLIAEVLYRRFEFEFEIVMPCLLAAVAGTAVYGLAFGFTPLLTFPDVQVPAGAQLPAFLGVALTATLLGSLVLLGRSVLADGALTGWVRAAYGAAFGLATAAVATLVTPAVLGDGSGWVQLSAAGFVGAEGAGQAAWRWVLLALGMHVAFGGGVLPSVGVGGLLGAGLGSLMGVDTAVATMVGAAAFLTVTLNVPLAATLLTVTWGGEALLPVTLAASGLAHLLSGTRGVVPAQVQGRRDSGVHASSPGWLPDTVRFIPRRVADSPAVPFDAPGEPPLDADVLPSPTNERELYRRVVPPSWRGARLGVVTLPPGVDIVGVVRDGAVRLPRPEYRLTASDELVFLARPDAYTALEGVLRLPGA is encoded by the coding sequence ATGCGTTCCCCGTTGCCCCGCGCCGTGCTCAACCGACTGGAAACCGGACGGCTGGTGGTACTGAGCGTGCTGCTGGGCGCACTTGTGGGGGGCCTGTGCATTGTGCTGCGCCTCACGCTGGACGTGCTGATCACGTTCGGCGCGCGCCTCACGGATTACGCGCCGCCCGGCACGACTGGCGAGGGGGGGCTGATGATGGCGTTCGGTGCGCTGGCCCACTGGAGCCTGATCAGTCTGCCGGTGATCGGCGCGGCGTGCGCGGTCCTGATTCCCGCAGCGCACGGCGATCCGCTGACGCAGCTGGTGCGCGGCTACCACGCCCGCGGGCAGTGGACGCCAGTGCCGGCGCAGCTGCGCACGCTGGGGGCCACGCTTCTGGGCAACGCCGCCGGACTGATGATCGGGCGGGACTCGGCGTTCACGATGACCGGTCAGCTCGGCGCCCGCCTGATGCAGCGCGTGACGAGGCTGGACGCCGTGGAACTGAGGACCCTCACCCTGGCCGGCGCCGCGGCGGGCCTGGGCGCGGTGCTGCACGCGCCCCTGGCGGCCGCCGTGCTCATCGCCGAGGTGCTGTACCGCCGCTTCGAGTTCGAGTTCGAAATTGTGATGCCGTGTCTGCTGGCAGCGGTGGCCGGGACCGCCGTGTACGGCCTGGCCTTCGGGTTCACGCCCCTGCTCACCTTCCCGGACGTGCAGGTGCCGGCAGGCGCGCAGCTGCCGGCGTTCCTGGGCGTGGCGCTCACGGCGACGCTGCTGGGCAGCCTGGTGCTGCTGGGACGGTCCGTCCTGGCCGACGGGGCCCTGACCGGCTGGGTGCGCGCGGCGTACGGCGCGGCGTTCGGTCTGGCAACAGCGGCGGTCGCCACGCTGGTCACCCCCGCCGTGCTGGGCGACGGGAGCGGCTGGGTGCAGCTGAGTGCGGCCGGCTTCGTCGGCGCCGAGGGGGCCGGCCAGGCGGCGTGGCGCTGGGTGCTTCTGGCGCTGGGCATGCACGTGGCCTTCGGAGGGGGGGTGCTGCCGTCTGTAGGCGTTGGTGGCCTGCTGGGCGCGGGGCTGGGCAGTCTGATGGGCGTGGATACCGCCGTGGCGACGATGGTGGGCGCCGCCGCGTTCCTGACGGTGACGCTGAACGTGCCTCTGGCCGCCACCCTCCTCACCGTCACGTGGGGCGGTGAGGCCCTGCTGCCCGTCACGTTGGCCGCAAGCGGACTGGCGCACCTGCTGAGCGGCACACGCGGCGTCGTGCCGGCGCAGGTGCAGGGGCGGCGGGACAGCGGTGTGCATGCCAGCAGCCCGGGGTGGCTGCCGGATACCGTGCGGTTCATTCCGCGGCGCGTGGCGGATTCTCCGGCTGTGCCGTTCGATGCGCCGGGCGAGCCGCCCCTGGATGCGGACGTGCTGCCCAGCCCGACGAACGAGCGTGAACTGTACCGCCGCGTCGTGCCGCCCAGCTGGCGCGGCGCGCGCCTGGGTGTGGTGACCCTGCCGCCGGGCGTGGATATCGTCGGCGTGGTCCGGGACGGTGCGGTCCGGCTGCCGCGGCCCGAGTACCGGCTGACCGCGAGTGACGAACTCGTCTTCTTGGCCCGGCCGGACGCGTACACCGCTCTGGAAGGGGTGTTGCGCCTGCCGGGCGCCTGA
- a CDS encoding ParA family protein gives MARVAAITSDKGGVGKSTLAVHLAGAAQRRGLNTVLIDEDGRVGSSLRWARRAEALPFTVMAADDVKPRRLAAFDLVLVDTEGRPRRRDLRQLAERADLILVPSGVSALEVDATRELLEFLTEEGAARKSRVILTRVPPVGRAGEEVREDLREDGLTVCNTLVRAYAAYQRAAEQGVLAHEVRDPRAAAAWADIEALAGELW, from the coding sequence ATGGCGCGGGTCGCGGCGATCACTTCGGATAAGGGAGGGGTAGGCAAGAGCACCCTGGCCGTTCACCTCGCCGGCGCGGCGCAGCGGCGCGGCCTGAACACCGTGCTGATCGACGAGGACGGCCGTGTCGGCAGCAGTCTGCGGTGGGCGCGGCGTGCTGAGGCGCTGCCGTTCACCGTCATGGCTGCGGACGACGTGAAACCTCGCAGGCTCGCGGCGTTCGACCTGGTGCTGGTTGACACCGAAGGCCGGCCCCGCCGCCGGGACCTGCGGCAGCTGGCCGAGCGCGCCGACCTGATCCTGGTGCCCAGTGGCGTCAGTGCACTGGAGGTGGACGCGACCCGTGAACTGCTGGAATTCCTGACGGAGGAGGGCGCGGCGCGCAAGTCACGGGTCATCCTGACGCGCGTGCCGCCGGTCGGCCGGGCAGGCGAGGAGGTCAGGGAGGACCTGCGGGAAGACGGCCTGACCGTGTGCAACACGCTGGTCCGTGCGTACGCGGCGTACCAGCGCGCCGCGGAGCAGGGGGTCCTGGCGCACGAGGTCCGGGACCCCAGGGCCGCGGCGGCCTGGGCCGACATCGAGGCCCTGGCGGGGGAACTGTGGTGA